A portion of the Parasedimentitalea marina genome contains these proteins:
- a CDS encoding cupin domain-containing protein, protein MNTFFTKTRTFTAVAALATAGFLATAPSAETQASSVKLLTANFETRRVVQVEAGDFHFAPGQVAPVHTHDAPAVGYVAKGSIIYQVEGEKPQVLNAGDAFFEPVDQRILRFDNASATEEAIFIDFNLEQEGEPFIVFEEAPTEAIDRRTLPTFDLKDTDINRVDVHEANIPAADTIVIESDVATVGIVAEGVVVIEAPGVETQRIVAGQSFSLLESVSETKISNGSTEVPAKVISFRLIPSQTATN, encoded by the coding sequence ATGAACACTTTCTTCACCAAAACCCGCACTTTCACTGCCGTTGCTGCTCTTGCCACAGCAGGGTTTCTCGCCACTGCACCGTCGGCTGAAACACAAGCCAGCTCGGTTAAATTGCTGACCGCCAACTTTGAGACACGCCGAGTTGTTCAGGTAGAAGCAGGTGACTTCCACTTTGCCCCTGGCCAGGTTGCTCCGGTCCACACCCATGATGCACCTGCAGTTGGCTATGTCGCCAAAGGTTCGATCATTTATCAGGTTGAAGGTGAAAAGCCGCAGGTTCTGAACGCAGGCGATGCCTTCTTTGAACCCGTGGATCAGCGGATCCTGCGCTTTGACAACGCATCGGCCACTGAAGAAGCCATCTTCATTGACTTCAATCTGGAGCAGGAAGGCGAGCCGTTCATTGTCTTTGAGGAGGCGCCCACCGAAGCCATCGACCGCCGCACTCTGCCAACCTTTGATCTGAAGGACACAGACATCAACCGGGTCGACGTTCACGAAGCTAACATTCCCGCAGCCGACACAATTGTTATCGAGAGTGATGTGGCAACAGTGGGCATTGTTGCCGAGGGGGTTGTTGTCATCGAGGCCCCAGGCGTTGAGACGCAGCGCATTGTGGCAGGCCAGAGCTTCTCGCTGCTGGAAAGCGTATCTGAAACAAAGATCAGCAACGGCTCAACCGAAGTCCCCGCAAAGGTAATCTCGTTTCGCCTGATCCCATCCCAGACAGCCACCAACTGA
- a CDS encoding alpha/beta fold hydrolase has product MTHYILVHGAWEGAWSWNETRPTLEQNGHKVTAVALPGSPENEQNLSQVTMNSYVQAVVEAINQADGQVKLVGHSLAGAIISQAAEQVPDKVEKLYYVAAFLLQSGDSILEAMQRDPDGEFLPELTFAEDQSYATASETTWRSKAFHDVSEKDIQGALSYVKDLPQSTEPFVTKVVVTDENFGRVPKAYIRTSLDKMVSPKLQDEMLGNWKVDQIHTLEAGHFPTLSLPTQLAELLL; this is encoded by the coding sequence ATGACACATTACATCTTGGTACACGGCGCTTGGGAAGGCGCATGGAGCTGGAACGAAACCCGCCCAACATTGGAGCAAAATGGTCATAAGGTGACTGCCGTAGCCCTACCTGGTAGCCCGGAAAACGAGCAGAACCTGTCACAGGTGACGATGAATAGCTATGTTCAGGCTGTAGTTGAAGCCATCAATCAAGCCGATGGGCAGGTCAAACTGGTCGGACACAGTTTGGCAGGGGCGATCATTTCGCAAGCAGCCGAACAGGTGCCCGATAAAGTTGAAAAGCTGTACTATGTGGCTGCATTTCTATTGCAGAGCGGCGACAGCATCCTTGAGGCTATGCAGCGTGATCCGGATGGGGAGTTCCTACCAGAGCTCACCTTTGCCGAGGACCAAAGTTATGCGACAGCGTCAGAGACCACATGGCGCAGCAAGGCGTTTCACGATGTGAGCGAGAAGGACATTCAGGGCGCGCTGTCCTATGTCAAAGACCTTCCTCAGTCGACAGAGCCCTTTGTCACCAAGGTGGTCGTAACAGATGAAAACTTCGGTCGCGTGCCGAAGGCCTATATTCGCACGTCACTGGACAAAATGGTGTCTCCGAAGTTGCAGGACGAAATGCTGGGCAATTGGAAAGTGGATCAAATCCATACTCTTGAAGCCGGGCATTTCCCAACACTCTCTCTCCCCACGCAACTGGCAGAGCTACTACTCTGA
- the gloA gene encoding lactoylglutathione lyase has protein sequence MTLHSTILPSRILYTMIRVGDLDRSLRFYRDALGLRELRRETFTDARFTLVFIGYDDGNALIELTHNWDDDGYSHGSGYGHIALEVSDIEATCSHLVDLGVNIVRAPGPMKMAPDETGHREIIAFIEDPDGYRIELIEAD, from the coding sequence ATGACACTTCACAGCACAATATTGCCCAGCCGCATCCTGTACACAATGATCCGGGTTGGTGATCTGGATCGGTCCTTGCGTTTTTACCGCGATGCTTTGGGATTGCGTGAGCTTCGCCGGGAAACCTTTACCGACGCGCGTTTTACCTTGGTGTTCATTGGATATGACGACGGTAATGCGCTGATCGAACTGACCCATAATTGGGATGATGATGGCTATTCACATGGCTCTGGTTACGGGCACATTGCGCTTGAGGTCAGCGACATTGAGGCAACCTGTAGTCACCTTGTTGATTTAGGCGTCAACATCGTGCGTGCGCCCGGTCCCATGAAGATGGCCCCTGACGAAACAGGCCACCGCGAGATCATCGCATTTATCGAAGACCCCGATGGCTACAGGATCGAACTGATCGAAGCCGACTAA
- a CDS encoding GNAT family N-acetyltransferase codes for METSFEFVSSLPDPAAFEVMMTEYWHHMSGLLIGAGGPKYTAHDLTANTMANLDYMAPPHGRLLLATASSGELLGCGVIRQVRPDAAEFKRMYVRPKARGLGLGRLLFEYRVEEARRMGCATLYADTVKGNTPMLSMYEKFGFSYIPRYPENANGPELEPFLVYLKRAL; via the coding sequence ATGGAAACCAGTTTCGAATTTGTCTCTTCATTGCCCGATCCGGCAGCGTTCGAAGTTATGATGACTGAGTATTGGCATCATATGTCCGGACTGTTGATAGGTGCAGGCGGCCCGAAGTACACAGCCCACGATTTGACTGCGAACACGATGGCAAATCTGGATTATATGGCTCCACCACACGGGCGTTTATTGTTGGCGACAGCCTCTAGCGGAGAATTGCTCGGTTGCGGGGTCATAAGGCAAGTTCGACCGGACGCAGCAGAGTTCAAACGCATGTATGTCCGTCCCAAAGCGCGAGGCCTCGGCCTTGGGCGGCTTTTGTTTGAGTACAGGGTGGAAGAAGCGCGGCGTATGGGGTGCGCCACCCTTTACGCGGATACCGTCAAGGGAAACACACCGATGTTATCAATGTATGAGAAATTCGGGTTCTCTTACATTCCGCGATATCCAGAGAACGCAAACGGTCCTGAATTGGAACCCTTTCTAGTCTACCTCAAGCGCGCTCTCTAA
- a CDS encoding caspase family protein, with the protein MTRRPNQSTFAALNLAIITLAISPQGLAATTDTTAPALSTTAFEKPKSTGATEIAVVVGIQNYTHVTDLTNTLNDAQAMSAMLKSFGYTVYEGYDLDKRGFETLLRQAALNIRVGGQVFFYYAGHGIQLGRRNYLLTSDAALTDIHDLPFQSVTLDRVSAILGGKANSQILMLDSCRDNPVPDIKVTADIGAELFEAREGFDVFRPPLNTLVAFSTSPGATALDGEPGFNSPYTASVIRQFPARPQDDAITILSAVRGEVYKLTDSTQVTWESSTLTEKLFVRPSTQAIDIQPNDGGNRGLSLVETPQFMTISAPLGRSLELAPEILPFLSPGTEVSITTRPQSGVSSIEQSTGKALSLSYTPKLDEIASNNTPNVNRVDSMVLRLAQGEDERNITLNLEMVASPCDLEAGDLLDLQGVGLYRFPNEIDVAAAETACRAATVQAPEIGRFHYQLGRALQGQGRLTEAFAAFQTAADLGHVRAYNALAYLMISPNLDRNVVAIPFDQQSANDLWDKGITAGDPFSMHARGKRLLHSSTSLDDHRRGFELLSRAVELGHTYSLNELGVFYLWGPKELTQPKRGLSYLNASAERGDIYGMANLGYVYRDGIAGLSKDPAAARDLWAQAAELGHPTAPAEIARMIMQGDLPDSDAVEALSWNDMGLQRGDAWAGANGAWIALNKLSSRIPTHSVVSRAGKVLALNNPEAGAAAQKLLGELTDSDINAGTQAILQSLGSNVTRDGQFGPASRRALNNAAIKAGLSLKSPENAIDRLRFAAQIHWALNPIRQDLF; encoded by the coding sequence ATGACTCGTCGGCCCAACCAATCCACATTTGCAGCACTCAATCTGGCAATTATAACATTAGCAATATCGCCTCAGGGCCTTGCAGCAACAACTGACACCACCGCGCCTGCTCTCTCAACCACGGCTTTTGAAAAGCCCAAATCAACGGGTGCAACGGAAATTGCCGTTGTTGTTGGAATCCAAAACTATACTCATGTAACCGACCTGACCAACACACTGAACGACGCACAGGCAATGTCTGCCATGCTCAAATCCTTCGGCTACACGGTTTACGAAGGCTATGACTTGGACAAACGCGGTTTTGAAACGCTGCTGCGTCAGGCCGCGCTAAACATCCGGGTTGGTGGACAGGTGTTTTTCTATTATGCCGGACACGGCATCCAGCTCGGGCGGCGCAATTATCTGCTTACCAGTGATGCTGCGCTGACCGACATTCACGATCTGCCGTTCCAGTCGGTCACTCTGGACCGGGTGTCAGCCATTCTGGGAGGCAAAGCCAACAGTCAGATCCTGATGCTGGATTCCTGCCGAGACAACCCGGTGCCGGATATTAAAGTCACCGCAGATATCGGGGCTGAGCTGTTTGAGGCCCGCGAGGGATTTGATGTCTTTCGCCCGCCGCTGAACACGTTAGTGGCCTTCTCAACCTCTCCCGGTGCCACCGCGCTGGATGGTGAGCCGGGTTTCAACAGCCCCTACACCGCCTCCGTCATCCGGCAGTTTCCCGCGCGTCCCCAGGACGATGCAATCACAATTCTGTCGGCTGTACGCGGAGAAGTATACAAGCTGACCGACAGCACACAGGTCACTTGGGAAAGCTCGACTTTGACTGAAAAGCTGTTTGTGCGCCCCAGCACTCAAGCAATTGATATTCAGCCAAATGACGGTGGTAACCGTGGCTTGTCCTTGGTTGAAACTCCCCAATTCATGACGATTTCCGCACCACTGGGACGGTCCTTGGAGCTGGCCCCGGAAATCCTGCCTTTCTTGTCACCCGGAACGGAAGTGTCGATCACGACGCGCCCGCAATCCGGTGTCTCCTCAATTGAGCAATCCACCGGTAAGGCGCTCAGCCTAAGCTACACTCCAAAACTGGACGAAATCGCATCAAACAACACCCCGAATGTGAACCGTGTGGACAGTATGGTTTTGCGATTGGCACAGGGCGAAGACGAAAGAAATATTACCTTGAATCTGGAAATGGTTGCATCCCCCTGCGATCTGGAGGCCGGAGATCTGTTGGATCTGCAAGGCGTCGGACTGTACCGGTTTCCAAATGAAATCGATGTAGCGGCAGCAGAAACCGCCTGCCGCGCGGCCACTGTGCAAGCCCCTGAAATTGGCAGATTTCATTATCAACTGGGCCGGGCCCTTCAGGGTCAGGGGCGGTTGACCGAGGCCTTTGCCGCATTTCAAACTGCCGCCGATCTGGGCCATGTGCGTGCCTATAACGCCTTGGCCTATCTCATGATTTCACCCAACCTTGACCGCAACGTCGTTGCCATTCCGTTTGACCAACAGTCGGCCAACGACTTGTGGGACAAGGGTATCACTGCGGGCGACCCATTTTCGATGCACGCACGCGGAAAGCGGCTGTTGCACAGCTCCACCAGCCTGGATGACCACAGACGCGGGTTCGAATTGCTTAGCCGCGCGGTTGAATTGGGTCATACCTATTCTCTGAACGAATTGGGTGTTTTCTATTTGTGGGGGCCAAAAGAACTGACCCAACCAAAACGCGGGTTATCTTACCTTAACGCCTCGGCCGAACGCGGCGACATCTACGGCATGGCAAATCTGGGTTATGTGTATCGTGATGGTATCGCTGGTCTGAGCAAAGATCCCGCTGCGGCCAGAGATCTCTGGGCTCAGGCCGCCGAACTGGGCCACCCTACTGCGCCGGCCGAGATCGCCCGAATGATCATGCAGGGCGATCTGCCCGACAGCGATGCGGTAGAGGCACTGTCTTGGAATGATATGGGATTGCAGCGGGGTGATGCCTGGGCCGGAGCCAATGGAGCATGGATTGCCCTCAATAAACTATCCTCACGTATTCCAACCCACTCTGTGGTTTCCCGCGCGGGTAAGGTTCTTGCGCTCAATAACCCAGAGGCGGGCGCTGCGGCCCAAAAATTGCTGGGCGAATTGACTGACAGTGATATCAATGCCGGAACCCAGGCAATATTGCAGAGCCTAGGAAGCAATGTCACCCGAGACGGGCAATTTGGACCCGCCTCACGCCGGGCTTTAAACAACGCTGCGATCAAAGCAGGACTGTCTCTCAAGTCACCGGAGAATGCCATTGACCGGCTTAGGTTTGCGGCTCAGATTCATTGGGCACTGAACCCCATACGTCAGGATCTGTTCTGA
- a CDS encoding winged helix-turn-helix transcriptional regulator: MTKNKAKIRQTGCPVAFGLDIFGDRWTLLVIREIMLRGKRTYSEFMEMEEEIATNILIDRLKSLEAEGLVNKERDPENRRSFLYSLTKKGRDLAPILLEIIIWSGEHDKRSFALTEVLKKIEADREGFESGLRLEKGC; this comes from the coding sequence ATGACAAAAAATAAAGCAAAAATCAGACAGACAGGGTGCCCCGTCGCTTTTGGTCTGGATATCTTTGGTGACCGGTGGACGCTGCTGGTCATTCGCGAAATCATGCTGCGCGGTAAACGGACCTACAGCGAGTTCATGGAGATGGAAGAAGAAATTGCCACCAATATCCTGATCGACAGGCTGAAATCCCTGGAAGCTGAAGGACTGGTGAATAAGGAACGTGATCCAGAAAACCGTCGGAGTTTTCTGTATTCACTGACCAAGAAAGGCCGTGATCTGGCGCCAATCCTACTGGAGATCATCATCTGGAGTGGTGAACACGACAAGCGTTCATTTGCTTTAACCGAGGTCCTCAAGAAAATTGAAGCGGACCGAGAAGGATTTGAAAGTGGGCTCAGATTAGAAAAGGGGTGCTGA